The following coding sequences lie in one Synechococcus sp. MW101C3 genomic window:
- the pdxA gene encoding 4-hydroxythreonine-4-phosphate dehydrogenase PdxA, whose amino-acid sequence MSSLSHQRETKPAAIAVSLGDPAGIGAEVALKALALLGDRQAEVVLVGCRRWLEDTHRRLEPLSSVPLADPGGLEVLDLPLEVAPQPGQGSAASGAASFAWLTAATALVTSGRCRAITTAPIAKHAWHAAGHHYPGQTERLAELAGGVEASMLFTARSPLTAWRLNTLLATTHIPLAAMPRCLDGALVERKLDVLLAFCQRFKPYPRLSVAGLNPHAGEAGQLGKEEVEWLVPALDRWRRRHPDVELVGPVPPDTCWLGAAAAWRGDGEGSDGYLALYHDQGLIPVKLLAFDAAVNVTLGLPFLRTSPDHGTAFDIAGLGIARADSMVAALTAAWDLG is encoded by the coding sequence ATGTCGTCACTCTCCCATCAGCGCGAGACTAAGCCCGCTGCCATTGCCGTCTCCCTCGGTGACCCGGCTGGCATCGGCGCGGAAGTGGCTCTCAAGGCTCTGGCCCTGCTCGGCGATCGGCAAGCGGAGGTGGTGCTGGTGGGTTGCCGCCGCTGGCTGGAAGACACCCACCGGCGCCTGGAGCCGCTGAGCAGCGTTCCCCTGGCCGACCCCGGCGGCCTGGAGGTGCTGGACCTGCCGCTGGAGGTAGCGCCACAGCCCGGCCAGGGTTCAGCGGCCAGTGGTGCCGCCAGCTTCGCCTGGCTCACCGCCGCCACAGCGCTGGTGACGAGCGGCCGCTGCCGCGCCATCACCACAGCGCCGATCGCGAAGCACGCCTGGCATGCAGCGGGCCATCACTACCCCGGCCAGACCGAACGGCTGGCGGAACTGGCCGGCGGCGTGGAGGCCTCGATGCTGTTCACAGCCCGCTCCCCCCTGACCGCCTGGCGTCTGAACACGCTGCTGGCCACCACGCACATCCCGCTGGCGGCCATGCCGCGCTGTCTCGATGGGGCGCTGGTGGAGCGCAAGCTCGACGTTCTGCTGGCTTTCTGCCAGCGGTTCAAGCCCTATCCGCGGCTGTCAGTGGCGGGCCTGAACCCCCATGCCGGCGAAGCAGGCCAGCTCGGGAAGGAGGAGGTCGAGTGGCTGGTGCCTGCACTGGACCGCTGGCGGCGACGCCATCCGGACGTGGAGCTGGTGGGGCCGGTGCCGCCCGACACCTGCTGGCTGGGTGCCGCCGCCGCCTGGCGTGGTGACGGTGAGGGATCGGACGGCTATCTGGCTCTGTATCACGATCAGGGCCTGATTCCGGTGAAGCTGCTCGCCTTCGATGCGGCCGTGAATGTGACCCTGGGGCTGCCCTTCCTACGCACCTCCCCCGATCACGGCACCGCCTTCGATATCGCCGGACTTGGCATCGCCCGCGCCGACAGCATGGTGGCGGCGCTCACCGCCGCCTGGGACCTGGGCTGA
- the accB gene encoding acetyl-CoA carboxylase biotin carboxyl carrier protein — MQLDNNQLHALLTFLEGSDIQELKLEGEDFRLEVRRNLPAPNPVPAPAAYAPVAMAAPAQAAPAPVAPQPSSAPPAAAALRADLVEVTAPMVGTFYRAASPGDPPFVELGSVISVGQTVCILEAMKLMNELEAEMTGQVVEILVENGTPVEFGQVLMRVKPG, encoded by the coding sequence ATGCAACTCGACAACAACCAGCTCCACGCCCTGCTCACCTTCCTTGAAGGCAGCGACATCCAGGAGTTGAAGCTGGAGGGGGAGGATTTTCGTCTTGAGGTGCGCCGCAACCTGCCGGCCCCCAACCCCGTTCCTGCGCCTGCCGCCTACGCCCCGGTGGCGATGGCAGCCCCCGCGCAGGCTGCGCCAGCCCCAGTCGCCCCCCAGCCCTCCAGCGCGCCGCCTGCCGCCGCCGCCCTGCGGGCCGATCTGGTGGAGGTCACCGCACCGATGGTGGGCACCTTCTACCGGGCAGCTTCACCGGGAGATCCCCCCTTCGTGGAGCTCGGCAGTGTCATTTCGGTCGGCCAGACCGTCTGCATTCTCGAAGCGATGAAGCTGATGAATGAGCTGGAGGCGGAAATGACCGGCCAGGTGGTGGAAATCCTGGTGGAGAACGGCACCCCGGTGGAGTTCGGCCAGGTGCTGATGCGCGTCAAGCCCGGCTGA
- the efp gene encoding elongation factor P: MISSNDFRTGTTIELDGQVWRVVEFLHVKPGKGSAFVRTKLKGVQSGSVVEKTFRAGETVPQALLEKSTLQHTYMEGDDYVFMDMGSYEETRLTANQIGDGRKYLKEGMEVNVVSWNGSPLEVELPNSVVLEVTQTDPGVKGDTATGGTKPAIVETGAQVMVPLFISIGEKIKIDTRTDSYLGRES, translated from the coding sequence ATGATCTCCAGCAACGACTTTCGTACAGGCACCACGATCGAGCTGGATGGTCAGGTCTGGAGGGTCGTCGAGTTTCTGCATGTAAAGCCCGGTAAGGGTTCCGCGTTCGTGCGCACCAAGCTCAAAGGTGTGCAGAGCGGCAGCGTGGTGGAGAAAACCTTCCGCGCCGGCGAAACCGTTCCTCAGGCCCTGCTGGAGAAGTCCACCCTTCAGCACACCTACATGGAAGGCGACGACTACGTGTTTATGGACATGGGCAGCTACGAGGAAACCCGCCTTACCGCCAACCAGATCGGCGATGGGCGCAAGTACCTCAAGGAGGGCATGGAGGTCAATGTGGTGTCGTGGAATGGTTCCCCACTTGAGGTGGAGCTGCCCAACTCCGTGGTGCTGGAAGTCACCCAGACCGACCCCGGCGTCAAGGGTGACACCGCTACCGGCGGTACCAAGCCGGCGATCGTGGAAACGGGCGCCCAGGTGATGGTGCCGCTGTTCATCTCGATCGGTGAAAAGATCAAGATCGATACCCGCACCGACAGCTACCTGGGTCGGGAGTCCTGA
- a CDS encoding peptidylprolyl isomerase, giving the protein MRRTRVGGLWALLLAVVLCAATGLTAPRPVAAALPPGNAVTDPAALLRDALPIEATDLQDLQHRLESTSDDLRAKRWSALTNVVRRSQSLLGTRRVGLLDSFDPADRDKAEALLEQLQGSLQDMATAAERQDREAFLDARREALSRIGAAEAELVGPFPFTIPAAFDDLPRLLGRATVRLTTTKGDLTAVVDGYNAPITAGAFVDLVQRGFYDALPFIRAEDFYVLQTGDPAGPADGFVDPRTQHNRPVPLEIKVPGEAAPFYNQTFEDLGLFKATPTLPFATKGTLGWAHSDEALDDGSSQFFLFLFEAELTPAGLNLIDGRYAAFGYVTDGFDVLEELTADDGIVKATVLEGAENLRPHA; this is encoded by the coding sequence ATGCGGAGGACCCGGGTCGGTGGTTTGTGGGCCCTGCTCCTGGCCGTGGTGCTTTGCGCAGCGACGGGGCTGACGGCGCCCCGACCTGTCGCTGCAGCCCTACCCCCAGGCAATGCCGTCACCGATCCCGCTGCCCTGCTGCGGGATGCGCTGCCGATCGAAGCCACCGATCTGCAGGATCTCCAGCACCGGCTCGAAAGCACCAGCGACGACCTGCGCGCCAAGCGCTGGAGCGCCCTGACCAATGTGGTGCGCCGCTCCCAGTCGCTGCTGGGTACCCGTCGTGTGGGTCTGCTCGACAGCTTCGACCCGGCGGACCGCGACAAAGCGGAAGCCCTGCTCGAACAGTTGCAAGGATCCCTCCAGGACATGGCGACAGCAGCTGAGCGCCAGGACCGGGAGGCCTTCCTGGATGCCCGCCGCGAGGCACTCAGCCGGATCGGCGCCGCCGAGGCCGAGCTGGTGGGTCCGTTCCCGTTCACCATTCCTGCCGCCTTCGACGACCTGCCGCGGCTGCTGGGCCGGGCCACCGTGAGACTCACCACCACCAAGGGCGATCTCACTGCCGTGGTGGATGGCTACAACGCGCCGATCACCGCGGGGGCCTTCGTGGATCTTGTGCAGCGGGGCTTCTATGACGCTCTGCCCTTCATCCGGGCCGAAGACTTCTATGTGCTCCAGACCGGCGATCCCGCCGGTCCCGCCGACGGCTTCGTGGATCCCAGGACACAGCACAACCGCCCGGTGCCCCTGGAGATCAAGGTACCCGGCGAAGCGGCCCCCTTCTACAACCAGACCTTCGAGGACCTGGGCCTGTTCAAGGCCACCCCGACCCTGCCCTTCGCCACCAAGGGCACCCTGGGCTGGGCCCATTCCGATGAAGCCCTCGACGACGGCTCCTCCCAGTTCTTCCTCTTCCTGTTCGAAGCCGAGCTGACCCCCGCTGGGCTGAACCTGATCGATGGGCGCTATGCCGCCTTCGGCTACGTCACCGACGGCTTTGATGTGCTCGAAGAACTCACCGCCGATGACGGCATCGTCAAGGCCACGGTGCTGGAGGGGGCCGAGAACCTGCGGCCCCATGCCTGA
- the thiL gene encoding thiamine-phosphate kinase encodes MPEPPAACGEGSTPTLGDLGEWRLLERLRAFAPPGQFDDDAALIEERAGGVLVVNTDVLVEGVHFNDATMGPGDLGWRAAAANLSDLAAMGCREVVGLTVGLVAPPRTPWAWVEGVYGGLTAALATTGAPLLGGDCSSGSERLLAVTALGRLGPQGPIRRQDGRAGDVLVCSGLHGLSRLGLALLLEQPLHGLITGSIAATDLPEDLRQRAIAAHRRPQARLDVVAAMEQSQPPGDPWRVGGTDSSDGLAAALTAIAGTSGCDALLDRSALPIDPAMAPLREATDWCLGGGEDFELVLALPERWAQRLQACLPGVHCLGRLVAGTGRLLWQGTEEPLQGPAGFRHFG; translated from the coding sequence ATGCCTGAGCCACCGGCCGCCTGCGGCGAGGGCTCCACGCCCACGCTCGGCGATCTGGGCGAATGGCGACTGCTCGAGCGTCTGCGGGCCTTCGCGCCGCCGGGCCAGTTCGATGACGATGCCGCCCTGATCGAGGAGCGCGCTGGCGGGGTGCTGGTGGTCAATACCGATGTGCTGGTGGAGGGGGTGCACTTCAACGACGCCACCATGGGCCCTGGCGATCTGGGCTGGCGTGCCGCCGCCGCCAACCTGTCGGATCTGGCCGCCATGGGCTGCCGTGAGGTGGTGGGGCTCACCGTGGGCCTGGTGGCCCCACCCCGCACCCCCTGGGCCTGGGTGGAAGGGGTGTACGGCGGCCTGACCGCGGCGCTGGCCACCACCGGCGCGCCGCTGCTCGGGGGCGACTGCAGCAGCGGCAGCGAGCGCCTGCTGGCGGTGACGGCCCTGGGCCGGCTGGGGCCGCAGGGGCCGATCCGGCGGCAGGACGGCCGTGCCGGTGACGTGCTGGTGTGCAGTGGTCTCCACGGGCTCAGCCGCCTAGGCCTGGCGCTGCTGCTGGAGCAGCCGCTGCACGGGCTCATCACCGGCAGCATCGCCGCCACCGACCTGCCTGAAGACCTGCGGCAGCGGGCGATCGCAGCACACCGGCGCCCTCAGGCGCGTCTTGATGTGGTGGCGGCTATGGAGCAAAGCCAGCCCCCCGGGGATCCCTGGCGGGTGGGCGGCACCGATAGCAGCGATGGGCTTGCGGCGGCACTCACTGCCATCGCCGGCACCAGCGGCTGTGATGCGCTGCTGGATCGCTCAGCCCTGCCGATCGATCCGGCCATGGCGCCGTTGCGGGAGGCCACCGACTGGTGCCTCGGCGGCGGAGAAGATTTCGAGCTGGTGCTGGCCCTGCCGGAGCGGTGGGCCCAGCGCCTGCAAGCCTGCCTGCCGGGGGTGCACTGCCTCGGCCGGCTGGTGGCCGGCACGGGACGGCTGCTCTGGCAGGGAACAGAGGAGCCACTGCAGGGCCCAGCCGGGTTCCGGCACTTCGGCTGA
- a CDS encoding type I glyceraldehyde-3-phosphate dehydrogenase yields MALRVAINGFGRIGRNFMRCWLSRGENTGIEIVGLNDTSDPRTNAHLLQYDSMLGKIRDAKVSHTDDALIVNGRTIKCFSDRNPLNLPWKEWGVDLVIEATGVFIDKEGAGKHIQAGARKVLITAPGKGDGIGTFVVGVNADQYTHDGFDIISNASCTTNCMAPIVKVLDQAFGIVKGTMTTTHSYTGDQRILDASHRDLRRARAAAINIVPTSTGAAKAVALVYPPMKGKLNGIALRVPTPNVSVVDLVLEVSRGTTREEVNAVLEESSRNGMKGIIKYSDLPLVSSDHAGTDESTIVDADLTLVMGDNMVKVISWYDNEWGYSQRVVDLAEVVARNWV; encoded by the coding sequence ATGGCTTTGCGTGTTGCGATCAATGGATTTGGCCGGATTGGTCGCAACTTCATGCGTTGCTGGCTGAGCCGCGGCGAGAACACCGGCATCGAAATTGTCGGCCTCAACGACACCTCCGATCCGCGCACTAACGCACACCTGCTTCAGTACGACTCCATGCTCGGAAAGATCCGGGACGCCAAGGTGAGCCACACCGATGACGCCCTGATCGTCAATGGACGCACCATCAAGTGCTTCTCTGACCGCAACCCCCTGAACCTTCCTTGGAAGGAATGGGGTGTGGATCTGGTGATCGAAGCCACCGGCGTGTTCATCGACAAGGAAGGGGCAGGAAAGCACATTCAGGCCGGTGCCCGCAAAGTGCTGATCACCGCTCCCGGGAAAGGTGATGGCATCGGCACCTTCGTGGTGGGTGTGAACGCCGATCAATACACCCATGACGGCTTCGACATCATCAGCAATGCCAGTTGCACCACCAACTGCATGGCGCCGATCGTCAAGGTGCTCGATCAGGCCTTCGGCATCGTCAAAGGCACGATGACCACCACCCACAGCTACACCGGTGACCAGCGCATCCTCGATGCCAGCCACCGTGATCTGCGCCGGGCCCGCGCTGCTGCCATCAACATCGTTCCTACCTCCACTGGCGCTGCCAAGGCTGTGGCTCTGGTGTATCCCCCGATGAAAGGAAAGCTCAACGGCATCGCCCTGCGGGTGCCCACCCCGAACGTGTCGGTGGTCGACCTGGTGCTGGAGGTGAGCCGCGGAACAACCCGCGAAGAAGTGAATGCGGTGCTTGAGGAATCGTCACGGAACGGCATGAAGGGAATCATCAAGTATTCCGATCTGCCGCTGGTGTCCTCTGACCATGCCGGCACTGATGAATCCACGATCGTGGACGCTGACCTCACCCTGGTGATGGGCGACAACATGGTGAAGGTGATCTCCTGGTACGACAACGAGTGGGGCTACAGCCAACGCGTTGTTGATCTGGCCGAAGTGGTGGCCCGCAACTGGGTCTGA
- the murC gene encoding UDP-N-acetylmuramate--L-alanine ligase, protein MGLLVDRGQPLHFIGVGGIGMSALAEILVERGFSVSGSDPRDNSVLQALRRRGVRVFQEQSAATIEAIRTTAAADPQIVVSSAVPQSNPELVEARRVGLSVVHRSDVLAALINSQDAIAIAGSHGKTTTSTMVATLLAATANDPTAVIGGIVPGFGSNARVGNGRLLVAEADESDGSLVKFRPSLGVITNLELDHTDHYADLEALIGTLQQFASGCGRLLTNRDCPVLHQHFQPSACWSIESADGADFASIAVAEEGDGTLAAFYEQGTEVGQFRLPLPGRHNLSNATGALAACRLEGVPFEALSQAIPSLSAPGRRFDFRGSWQGRLVVDDYAHHPSEVNATLTMARLMVSTGRSPLPAVPRRVVAVFQPHRYSRTAEFGEAFAQALGQADAVLLAPLYAAGEAPLPGVSSGSLAERIAALHPSLEVRVAADMQHLAQDVATLSLDGDLVLAMGAGDVNGLWDRLKALPGAAVVTPLAA, encoded by the coding sequence TTGGGACTGCTGGTCGATCGCGGGCAGCCTTTGCACTTCATCGGTGTCGGCGGGATCGGCATGTCCGCCCTGGCCGAGATCCTGGTGGAGCGGGGCTTTTCCGTCAGCGGCTCCGACCCCCGCGACAACAGCGTGCTGCAGGCCCTGCGCCGCCGGGGTGTGCGGGTGTTTCAGGAGCAGAGCGCCGCCACCATCGAGGCGATCCGCACCACAGCCGCGGCCGATCCGCAGATCGTGGTGAGCTCCGCCGTTCCCCAGAGCAATCCCGAGCTGGTCGAAGCCCGCCGCGTGGGTCTGTCGGTGGTGCACCGCTCCGATGTGCTGGCGGCCCTGATCAACAGCCAGGACGCGATCGCGATCGCCGGCAGCCACGGCAAGACCACCACCAGCACCATGGTCGCCACCCTGCTGGCCGCCACCGCGAACGACCCCACGGCCGTGATCGGCGGCATCGTTCCAGGCTTCGGCAGCAACGCCCGGGTGGGCAACGGCAGGCTGCTGGTGGCGGAAGCCGACGAATCCGACGGTTCGCTCGTCAAGTTTCGGCCCAGCCTGGGGGTGATCACCAACCTCGAACTCGACCACACCGACCATTACGCCGACCTGGAGGCCCTGATCGGCACCCTGCAGCAATTCGCCTCCGGCTGCGGCCGGCTGCTGACCAACCGGGACTGCCCGGTGCTGCACCAGCATTTCCAGCCCAGTGCCTGCTGGTCGATCGAGAGCGCGGACGGAGCCGACTTCGCCTCCATCGCAGTGGCAGAAGAGGGGGACGGCACCCTGGCCGCGTTCTACGAGCAGGGCACAGAGGTGGGGCAGTTCAGGCTGCCGCTGCCCGGGCGTCACAACCTCAGCAACGCCACCGGCGCCCTGGCCGCCTGCCGGCTGGAAGGGGTGCCGTTCGAAGCGCTCAGCCAGGCCATTCCCTCCCTGAGCGCCCCCGGCCGCCGCTTCGATTTCCGCGGCAGCTGGCAGGGGCGTCTGGTGGTCGACGACTACGCCCACCATCCCAGCGAAGTGAATGCCACCCTGACCATGGCGCGGCTGATGGTGAGCACCGGCCGCAGCCCGCTGCCGGCGGTGCCGCGGCGGGTGGTGGCGGTGTTCCAGCCCCATCGCTACAGCCGCACGGCGGAATTCGGCGAAGCGTTTGCCCAGGCCCTCGGCCAGGCCGATGCTGTGCTGCTGGCGCCCTTGTATGCCGCCGGCGAAGCGCCACTCCCTGGGGTGTCGAGCGGATCGCTGGCGGAGCGCATCGCCGCGCTGCACCCCTCCCTTGAGGTGCGTGTGGCAGCCGACATGCAGCACCTTGCCCAGGACGTGGCGACGCTGAGCCTGGACGGTGACCTGGTGCTGGCGATGGGGGCCGGGGACGTCAACGGGCTGTGGGACCGGCTCAAGGCCCTGCCCGGCGCCGCTGTCGTCACACCCCTGGCTGCCTGA
- the murB gene encoding UDP-N-acetylmuramate dehydrogenase yields MAGGEPPANLSAQLPLAAHTTWKVGGPAEWFGEPSSEEELHAMARWAWERGLPWRLIGAGSNLLISDSGLAGLTLCSRRLQGSQLDASTGLVEARAGEPIPTLARRAARAGLSGLEWAVGIPGTVGGAVAMNAGAQGGCTAEVLRDVTVVAPDPGSVPFILPASSLEFAYRHSRLQEEPLLVLSARFQLSAGHDPRAIDRRTSANLQSRTGTQPYHLPSCGSVFRNPEPLKAGRLIEELGLKGCTVGGAMVSPMHANFIVNTGEATAAQINRLIERVQERVRQAHGLELHPEVKRLGSFDRATMSD; encoded by the coding sequence ATGGCGGGCGGCGAACCACCGGCCAACCTGAGCGCCCAGCTGCCGCTCGCCGCTCACACCACCTGGAAGGTGGGCGGCCCCGCCGAATGGTTCGGGGAACCCTCCAGTGAGGAAGAGCTGCACGCCATGGCCCGCTGGGCCTGGGAGCGCGGTCTGCCCTGGCGCCTGATCGGCGCGGGCTCCAATCTGCTGATCAGCGACAGCGGCCTGGCGGGCCTGACCCTCTGCTCACGCCGCCTCCAGGGCAGCCAGCTGGACGCCAGCACGGGCCTGGTGGAAGCCAGAGCGGGAGAGCCGATTCCCACCCTGGCGCGCCGGGCGGCCCGGGCGGGCCTGAGCGGGCTGGAATGGGCCGTGGGCATCCCGGGCACCGTGGGGGGTGCTGTGGCGATGAACGCCGGTGCACAGGGAGGCTGCACGGCAGAAGTGCTGCGCGACGTCACCGTGGTGGCGCCTGATCCGGGCAGCGTTCCCTTCATCCTGCCGGCGTCGAGCCTGGAGTTCGCCTACCGCCACAGCCGCCTGCAGGAGGAGCCGCTGCTGGTGCTCTCAGCCCGGTTCCAGCTGAGCGCCGGCCATGATCCGCGTGCGATCGACCGGCGCACAAGCGCCAATCTGCAGAGCCGCACCGGAACGCAGCCTTACCACCTGCCCAGCTGCGGAAGCGTGTTCCGCAACCCGGAACCGCTCAAGGCCGGCCGGCTGATCGAGGAACTCGGCCTCAAGGGATGCACGGTGGGCGGCGCCATGGTGTCGCCCATGCACGCCAACTTCATCGTCAACACGGGGGAGGCCACCGCCGCGCAGATCAACCGCCTGATCGAACGGGTGCAGGAGCGGGTGCGTCAGGCCCATGGCCTGGAGCTCCACCCGGAAGTGAAGCGTCTGGGCAGCTTCGATCGGGCAACGATGTCCGATTGA
- a CDS encoding YbaB/EbfC family nucleoid-associated protein encodes MAGFGLPNFGQLTEAFRKAQQIQQDAQKLQDELDAMELEGTSEDGRASVWLSGNQQPLRVRLAPELVACGAEATEAAALEALRAAYEKSTATMKERMEELTGGLNLTGMGG; translated from the coding sequence ATGGCAGGCTTCGGTCTTCCCAACTTCGGCCAGCTCACCGAAGCGTTCCGCAAGGCGCAGCAGATCCAGCAGGACGCCCAGAAACTGCAGGACGAACTGGATGCCATGGAGTTGGAGGGCACCAGTGAGGACGGCCGCGCCAGCGTGTGGCTCTCGGGCAATCAACAGCCCCTGCGGGTCAGGCTGGCTCCCGAACTTGTGGCCTGCGGCGCCGAAGCCACCGAAGCCGCCGCCCTCGAAGCGCTGCGGGCCGCCTACGAAAAATCCACCGCGACCATGAAGGAGCGGATGGAAGAGCTCACCGGTGGGCTCAATCTGACGGGGATGGGGGGCTGA
- the rsgA gene encoding ribosome small subunit-dependent GTPase A: MEQEPVTGRVVALQANFCRVWLDRAGPDHQLELLCVRRTRLGKSGQQVHVGDQVSLDGIDWAAGRAAVSRLFPRGSRLERPAVANCSRLLVVVALAQPEPDPVQITRFLLAAEATDLQVELVLSKVDLVPRPVLEAWLVRLKGWGYDPIGLSVATGEGLELLRQRLVTPGITVLCGPSGVGKSSLLNALIPALQLRVAAVSGRLQRGRHTTRHVELFALGSEALLADTPGFNRPDLPLDPIRLAALFPEMREALRSGACRYRNCLHRGDPGCCVGTDWDRYPHYLQALEELLAAGGSGPARRTQEPDVQAQRTEVRLDRRQRQPSRRRLRQSQQEGLSPPSPSD, from the coding sequence GTGGAGCAGGAGCCGGTCACCGGCCGGGTCGTGGCTCTGCAGGCCAATTTCTGCAGGGTTTGGCTCGATCGGGCCGGCCCTGACCATCAGCTCGAACTGCTGTGCGTGCGGCGCACCCGGCTGGGCAAGAGCGGCCAGCAGGTCCATGTCGGGGATCAGGTGAGCCTCGATGGAATCGACTGGGCCGCCGGTCGCGCTGCGGTGAGCCGCCTGTTTCCTCGCGGCAGCCGGCTGGAGCGGCCCGCCGTGGCCAACTGCAGCCGGTTGCTGGTGGTGGTGGCGCTGGCGCAGCCGGAGCCGGATCCCGTCCAGATCACCCGCTTTCTCCTGGCGGCAGAGGCCACCGACCTGCAGGTGGAGCTGGTGCTCAGCAAGGTTGACCTGGTGCCCCGCCCCGTCCTGGAGGCGTGGCTGGTTCGCCTGAAGGGCTGGGGGTATGACCCGATCGGCCTGAGCGTGGCCACAGGTGAGGGGCTCGAGCTGTTGCGGCAGCGGCTGGTGACACCGGGTATCACCGTGCTGTGCGGCCCTTCCGGCGTGGGCAAGAGCAGCCTGCTGAACGCCCTGATTCCAGCGCTTCAGCTGCGGGTGGCTGCAGTGTCGGGGCGGTTGCAGCGTGGCCGCCATACAACGCGGCACGTGGAGCTGTTCGCGCTGGGATCCGAGGCCCTGCTCGCCGATACGCCGGGATTCAACCGGCCGGATCTGCCGCTCGATCCCATCCGGCTGGCCGCGTTGTTTCCTGAAATGCGAGAGGCGCTGCGCTCGGGTGCGTGCCGGTACCGCAACTGCTTGCACCGCGGCGATCCCGGTTGCTGCGTCGGCACCGACTGGGACCGTTACCCCCACTACCTGCAGGCCTTGGAGGAGTTGTTGGCGGCCGGTGGCTCAGGGCCAGCACGCCGTACGCAGGAGCCGGATGTTCAGGCACAGCGGACCGAGGTGCGGCTGGATCGCCGGCAGCGCCAGCCCTCTCGCCGCCGGCTGCGGCAGAGCCAGCAGGAAGGGCTCAGCCCCCCATCCCCGTCAGATTGA
- a CDS encoding sulfurtransferase TusA family protein, translating into MKPADASTAPAPAQCLDLRGTPCPVNFVRTRLALEKLPPGAWLQVDLDAGAPELLVSEGIREEGHEVLSMKPTDGAGARLLICRDGA; encoded by the coding sequence ATGAAGCCCGCTGATGCCTCCACTGCTCCCGCGCCGGCCCAGTGCCTTGACCTGCGCGGCACACCTTGCCCCGTCAATTTCGTGCGCACGAGGCTGGCGCTTGAAAAGCTGCCGCCCGGTGCCTGGCTTCAGGTCGATCTTGACGCAGGCGCCCCTGAGTTACTGGTGAGCGAGGGCATTCGCGAAGAGGGGCATGAGGTGCTGAGCATGAAGCCCACCGATGGCGCCGGGGCGCGTCTGCTGATCTGCCGCGACGGGGCCTGA